The following coding sequences are from one Methanohalophilus halophilus window:
- a CDS encoding SufB/SufD family protein: MQTEESLKKRAEAALQKEAAYGEKFDLDEYSIAPKETKYTDNLKELDEKSQRTLLNVGVIPSGEGRGGSLVMVDNAISHSSVSDKEIELMPLHFAMQKHDWLKDYSWNLVPVDADKYTATSYLENANGYFIRAPKGVKTKLPIQTCLLMGSKDVSQTVHNIVIVEENARLDVITGCSTSSDVDKAMHLGISEMYVKKGGTLNFTMIHNWAEQIGVRPRTVIHLEEDATFINNYITLKAVKSIQSYPTARLTGKGAFARFNTIAVAHPGSELDLGSRVIFDAPNTKAELVSRTITTGGTVIARGEMVGNEVHSKGHLECHGLVLSKKGTQRAIPILEANVDDIELTHEAAVGRIARDQVEYLMARGLSEEEAVGMIVRGFLDVGISGIPDELQKDIDETIAQIGKSAM, from the coding sequence ATGCAAACTGAAGAAAGCCTGAAAAAAAGGGCAGAAGCAGCACTACAAAAGGAAGCTGCATACGGAGAGAAATTTGATCTGGATGAGTATTCGATTGCTCCAAAGGAAACTAAATATACTGATAACCTGAAGGAACTCGATGAAAAATCCCAGAGAACTCTTCTCAATGTAGGAGTTATTCCCAGCGGGGAAGGCAGAGGTGGCAGTCTTGTAATGGTTGATAATGCCATATCTCATTCTTCAGTTTCCGATAAAGAAATTGAATTGATGCCTCTTCACTTTGCAATGCAAAAACATGATTGGCTTAAAGATTATTCCTGGAATCTGGTGCCTGTGGATGCAGATAAATACACTGCGACCAGTTATCTGGAAAACGCCAATGGTTATTTTATAAGAGCTCCTAAGGGAGTGAAAACAAAATTACCCATCCAAACCTGTCTGCTAATGGGTTCAAAAGATGTCTCTCAGACAGTTCACAATATTGTAATAGTAGAAGAAAATGCCAGATTGGATGTGATTACCGGCTGCTCCACAAGCAGCGATGTGGACAAAGCTATGCATCTGGGCATTTCGGAAATGTATGTTAAGAAGGGTGGCACACTAAACTTCACCATGATCCATAATTGGGCAGAACAAATTGGTGTACGTCCCAGAACAGTAATTCATCTGGAAGAAGATGCCACCTTCATCAACAATTATATTACGCTCAAAGCGGTAAAATCTATTCAGAGCTATCCGACAGCCCGCCTTACCGGCAAGGGAGCCTTTGCCAGGTTCAATACCATTGCGGTGGCACATCCCGGTTCTGAATTGGATCTTGGTAGTCGTGTTATATTTGATGCACCCAACACAAAAGCAGAGCTTGTCTCCAGGACGATCACAACCGGCGGGACTGTTATTGCAAGAGGAGAAATGGTAGGAAATGAAGTCCATTCAAAGGGTCATCTGGAATGCCACGGACTTGTCCTGAGCAAAAAAGGAACACAGAGAGCAATCCCCATCCTTGAAGCAAACGTGGATGATATTGAACTGACACACGAAGCGGCGGTTGGCAGGATTGCAAGGGATCAGGTAGAATATCTAATGGCACGTGGTCTTTCCGAAGAAGAGGCTGTAGGAATGATAGTGCGTGGTTTCCTTGATGTAGGTATCTCCGGAATCCCGGATGAACTCCAGAAAGATATTGATGAAACTATCGCACAAATTGGCAAAAGTGCAATGTGA
- a CDS encoding ABC transporter ATP-binding protein: MLEVKDLTVEVGGKELLKDVNFKVEKGYTNIILGPNGAGKSALLMTLMGFSGYKIVSGQILFKGEDITHMSIDERATKGIGIMTQRPPNMTGVKLKNLLKLIAGDKEMEHMAESLDMMRFMERDINVGFSGGEIKRSELLQLAAQRPCIYLFDEPESGVDLMSIDIIGSTINNLVHGDSTCPGDRKGHGKSALIITHTGQILDYIEADRAYVLCNGTIMCEGNPREMLQEIKENGYEECITCKLKKA; the protein is encoded by the coding sequence ATGTTAGAAGTAAAAGACCTTACTGTTGAGGTTGGTGGAAAAGAGCTGCTAAAAGATGTCAACTTCAAAGTAGAAAAGGGTTACACAAATATTATTCTGGGGCCAAACGGTGCAGGAAAATCTGCTCTTTTGATGACATTGATGGGATTTAGTGGTTACAAGATAGTAAGTGGGCAGATATTATTCAAAGGTGAGGACATTACTCATATGTCTATTGATGAAAGGGCAACAAAAGGAATCGGGATTATGACCCAGCGCCCTCCGAACATGACCGGAGTCAAACTGAAAAACCTCTTAAAACTAATAGCAGGGGATAAGGAAATGGAACATATGGCAGAATCCCTTGATATGATGCGATTCATGGAAAGAGATATTAATGTGGGATTTTCAGGTGGAGAAATCAAAAGATCCGAATTATTACAACTTGCTGCCCAGAGACCATGTATCTATTTGTTTGATGAGCCAGAATCCGGTGTGGACCTTATGAGCATTGACATTATTGGAAGCACAATAAATAATCTGGTTCATGGTGATTCAACCTGCCCTGGTGACCGTAAAGGCCATGGCAAGTCAGCTTTAATCATTACACATACAGGTCAGATCCTGGATTACATAGAAGCAGATCGTGCTTATGTCCTCTGCAACGGAACAATAATGTGCGAAGGTAATCCAAGGGAAATGCTTCAGGAGATCAAAGAAAACGGTTATGAGGAGTGTATTACATGCAAACTGAAGAAAGCCTGA
- a CDS encoding ATP-grasp domain-containing protein: MKKNIFVVGMDSFNLEKLEKVPAAEECVFHSAIDIDEMRNVDKFDVDKLLSLAESRMRAVEGGPAGVITYFDFPAQDMVPILASRMGLPGPSFESVLKCEHKYWSRLEQQKVISKHIPTFSAFDPFAEDIFDSINMPFPFWIKPFRSFRSFLAFEIENRGQFEGIIEEIREGIDFIHKPFMQLLQNQNLPADITQMKESCIAETPLYGRQCTLEGYVYNGKVKVYGVVDSVRDQHFSSFSRYEYPSSLPKWVQKKMMKVCKRFIRSIGLDNSAFNVEFFYDPFHKQVYLLEINTRISQSHADLFEKVHGVSHHQIMLQLALGEKPKSLGNNGKFRYAAKFMLRTFDSGKVVAVPSDEEIALVMNEMPDTIVKVLVNEGQQLAKMELQDSYSYELADIFIGANKRSELVDKYDRVIEMITFSIKKDF, encoded by the coding sequence ATGAAGAAAAATATTTTTGTTGTAGGAATGGATTCCTTCAATTTGGAAAAACTTGAAAAAGTGCCGGCTGCCGAAGAGTGTGTATTTCATTCAGCTATTGATATTGATGAGATGCGGAATGTGGATAAATTTGATGTGGATAAACTATTATCACTTGCGGAAAGTAGAATGAGGGCTGTTGAAGGTGGACCAGCCGGTGTAATTACATATTTCGATTTTCCTGCACAGGATATGGTTCCAATTCTGGCATCAAGAATGGGTTTACCGGGCCCAAGTTTTGAAAGTGTCCTTAAATGTGAACACAAATACTGGAGCCGGTTAGAGCAACAGAAGGTAATCTCAAAACATATACCCACATTCAGTGCCTTTGATCCTTTTGCTGAAGATATATTTGATTCTATAAATATGCCATTTCCTTTCTGGATAAAGCCTTTCAGGTCATTCCGTTCATTTCTTGCTTTCGAAATAGAAAACCGCGGACAATTCGAAGGAATAATAGAAGAAATACGTGAAGGTATTGATTTCATTCACAAACCGTTTATGCAACTTTTACAGAACCAGAATCTTCCTGCAGATATAACTCAAATGAAAGAGAGCTGTATAGCAGAAACACCTCTTTACGGAAGGCAATGTACCCTGGAAGGCTATGTGTACAATGGAAAGGTAAAGGTGTATGGTGTTGTGGATTCTGTCAGGGACCAACATTTTTCTTCATTCTCACGTTATGAATATCCTTCATCATTACCAAAATGGGTCCAGAAAAAAATGATGAAAGTTTGCAAACGTTTCATAAGATCGATTGGACTTGATAATTCGGCTTTCAATGTCGAATTTTTTTATGACCCATTCCATAAACAGGTATATCTACTGGAAATAAACACAAGGATATCCCAGTCTCATGCTGACCTTTTTGAAAAGGTCCATGGTGTTTCACATCATCAAATCATGCTACAACTTGCCCTTGGTGAAAAACCAAAATCTCTGGGCAATAATGGGAAATTCCGGTATGCAGCAAAATTCATGCTCAGGACATTTGATTCCGGTAAAGTAGTTGCAGTTCCGTCAGATGAAGAAATTGCGTTGGTTATGAATGAAATGCCGGACACAATAGTTAAAGTGCTGGTTAACGAGGGACAGCAATTAGCAAAAATGGAGTTGCAGGACAGTTATAGCTATGAACTTGCAGATATTTTTATAGGAGCAAACAAACGGTCCGAACTTGTGGATAAATATGACAGGGTTATTGAGATGATAACTTTCAGTATAAAAAAGGATTTCTAA